The genomic window TGCACGACTACATCCTAGAGTAAAGTATCTTTTTCCATCATCTCCATTTTTTGAACTGATTTTACTAACTCCAAAACCCATACACCTAGCATAATTCTTGTAATATTTGGTAACTTCTTCTTGAGAACTAAATATCATTCCAACCTTAGgctcttcatcttcatttgtgtTACCACTCTCTTCTAATTTATCATCACAAGTTTCATTTATGTGACCACTCTCTTCCAATTTATCATCACAAATTTCATTTATATGACTAGTCTCTTCTTCATCACAAGATGTAATCCTTTTCTCCACTAATAATGCAAccatttttaaaagaaagaaacttAAATTAATCAACTAATTATAACTGAAGGCAACAAGATTATTCTAGCTAGTAATATAAGGAAAAGTAACAAAGATAAATTATACTCACTGTTGAATTGAACGAAATGCAGAGTAGTTGCAGTGTTGGTATGGAGAGGTTATTATGCGGCGAGAACCACAATGATGACAACAACGAGAACGACGACAACGGCGTCAGAGGCTTCAATGGAGACAACCAGAATGAAGATAGACAGCAATAAAAACAACGACAACCGCAACAATAGATATATCGAGTTGATGATAGTGAATTAAACTGTCAATAATGGTTGATGGCGGCAAGTCCTAACAGTGCGcgctttttatttattttattttcatattaatttattaataaaggAAACTGGTGGCAAGTGGTAACGCACGTGTTCGTGCAATTTCGTGGGGTGCCTGTCGCACCATATAGCACGGCTGTTAGCTAAATTCTATTAGTTGGTTATTTATCTTCATCTTTTTATATGCAACTTTTTCAGCTTGGTACATCACCATTAGTGTATTACTATTGAAATATTGCAAAAAAGCTCATTcttacttaacaaaataaacTCTCTTTTTGTAGGGACTAGGGAGGTTGTGGCATTTGTTACTTCACTTTTTTTCCTTCATCAGTATAAAGAAGTTGTTATAATATAAGTATATTTGTAAACAATAACAACACAAACAATATGACCCTTCGTAATAGTGAAAAGGAAAGAATAAAAATAGTGTCCTTAACTGTTAACTCCTTATAGTAGTATCTCTTTTCCTATACATGAGTGGCACACCATATATCGAGTGCGCTTTAAAACAAAGGTAGTAGCTATTTATGGTATTGGATACATCATCATTATTTAGAAAGCTTTATAAGGGACATATATGCGGAGACATGATCGATGCTAGtgcttataaaaatttataccAACCATGAATCGGTCTTATTGTTAAGAATTTTGATCCCCTTATACATGTGAATGAGGGGTTTGATTCATAACTCatgcgtatgaaaaaaattcagttgaGAGGGGAAAATTCATCTTGTATGTTCTACAAATTTCCTAACAGAGGTTAATTATCGTTAACGacggtgaaaacttcgtaccaaaaccaaacagaaaaaaaaaaaaaaaaactcctaaaATGGAGTACTCAACTGTGGAGTATTGCAAACACAAGCTGCATATTGTACGGAAAAGGAACGAGTGACATGGCGGTTATAGACTTATAGTGATTTCACGGATATGGTGTGCAGCTGTACGAATTCCATAGCATTCTTGAGAAAAGATTAgttttcttaaataattttcttgTAGTTTATTTTTACGATTTTATTcctctaattttaaatttaaaaacgTGTATtatactctctttttttttgtttgcatAGCATATGGTGATGAGTGAAGACTAATTTTTAATCGGGGAACCGGTGGGACACATAAAGTAGGTTCTCTCCTTCCAACCGAATTTTATCCATAAGCATGAGTTAGAAATCGAATGTCTAATTCACATATTTAAGAGACCAAGATCCTTACCATTTGGACTCATTCATTATTGGTAAAACATGTATTATACATTAACATAATTAAGTTAGTAGGAACATTATATGTAATATGCTGACCGGAGTTCGAATCTGGTACTctcatttattcactttaaatttattttttttgtttagactttaaaaagtgaaattctaattgctaacttgacaaaaaaatgtacATTTAGTTATCAAATCATAGTAAATTCTAATTAGATAActccggaaaaaaaaaactctgttTCTATTCTAAAATTTCTACATTGAATGGGGGATCCCATCCCAGATGATACATTTTTTGTATGCAAAAATGAAACaactgtttttatttattttctctcaaaaCTGTCCTTATTACCCCCTCAAGCAAAAATGGAAcaattattttatcattattattatacataATTTCTTTGCTCAACAAAATTTTCATCATCTTCTAATTAACATGTTGCAGCAGCCATAAGATCACTCTGAGAAATTGGCACTCTAAGATTTGAAGAAGAATTCACAACATTAGAAGAATTTCTTGAGTTATATAAATATTGTGCCACAATCATAGCACTAGGTTCTGCAACAATCTTCTTCCATGTTTCATCAGCTTCATTTCCATGTTTCTTAAAAACAGGTGTAGCATCTAACCTATGAATATTCCATCTCTTAACATTCTTAAGCCAATGAATTTTTGCAAGTTGTTTCCTAGCTAATTTCCATGTATTCATCTTCATTTCACTCAAAGCTTTTTCAACCAACATTTTCTTTGTTTCGTCATCCACAAAACTTTCCTTTCGAAAATACTCATCGAATTCGGGAACACCAATGGCTTTTCGTATCCCTTTTGAGTAATCTCTGTTCGGATTATAAAAGGGTCGCAACTCATTAACCATTCCAGTGTTAAACATTTGATCAACGCGTTGATCTATGTACGAACGAAGAGTTGGTAATGAAACATCGACCCAAAGACAACAAAAATTGAACCTCGATCGGAAATTATAGTCGTCATCATCAACTAAGGCTTCAAGGTAGGAATTCGAGCCGCCAACAATGATCGGAAGATGTTCGCGGCTCGTGATTGAATCAATGGCCGAAGTTGATATTTCACGAAAATCGTTGGATGTGAACTCTATGTTGGGGTTATGTGTTGCTAGTAAATGGTGTGGTATTCctttttgttcttcttttgaaattttgtttgttACTATGTCAAGACCTTCATAGATTTGAATTTTGTCTGAATTGATTATTTCTGATGGAAAATAATTTGCTAAGTCAATTGAAAGCTTTGACTTTCCTGTCCCGGTTGCTCCCATGACCAAAACTACATTTTCCTTTTGAATTTGTCTCATGTTGAGTTTTTGGCCACTATATGGAACATTGCTTATTAAAGGTTGTCTAATTAGTCTACACATAGACATTGAGATGGTCATGATGATGTTGACGGCGACGATGATCAAAAACCAATttaaagaaagagaaaagaaaactcGGGGAAGAAAATTTCGGAAACAATTAGTACAAGTTCGACGATGGTagaatttttttgatttaaataacaactaatatactaatatttgCCGATAAAAATATCGATAGAGAGGTGATTTTTATGGTTGGTGTTTTTTGAGGATGGTGATTGATAAGATTCAATAGCTTGTGAGATATGTTAGCTCTTGTTTATTAGGAAAATGTGACTAGGAAGAACTAGCTTTGAGATTTTACCTTTGGAGATGGCACAAATTGATTCTAAGTGAAGGTTGAGCTCAATTGAGTGTAGATATAGCTATTTGCACGTTTTGAAGCTCACACACACAAGAACACAAGTGGTAATTCAAAATATTGAGGACAAGAGAAGGGTGTTCTCAAATATTTATAGTATAGGAAGTCGAAAGAGGTCACTATTTCTCTTTtcctttttataattataatttactaTATAtgcttctctttttcttttttaataataaaaagtttatgTGAGTTAGGTCGAACTTATCAGGTCGAACATATTTCAAAAGAGAATACGAATTAAAGTACTAATAAATTATCTACTAATGGCAATAAAGTCTTTATACCGACAAAATAAACTCAAATTCAAGAAATATAAATTAACTTCTTACCGATTAAATCAATTActataataaaaagtttaagTGAGTTAGGTCGACCTTGTCAGGTCAAGCATGTTTCAAGAGAGAATGTGAATTAAAGtactcacaatttttttatactgacaacaaaaattgaatttatgttCAAAAGATATAAATCAACTTCTTATCGACTAGATCAATTTCTATTAGCtactatataataaattaagTAGGATATATGAATTATTGATGATTGTCAACTAGAAAGGAAGGTAGTGGCCATGTAAAATATTCTGCCAATATATTTGTATTAAGTACTTTATGCCATACACAAATGTTGATGGTCCACTGCAAGCTCAAAgaagctagctagctagctctTCAATTAATTCAAactcataatttaatttttgtttttgagaaAACAGTGGGCACGGTAGGTTCTATACTTTTAGTGGATTATATGTCAAAAGTGGCAAATTGCATAAAGAATATATAGACCATGATATGGTCTATTCTTATTATTCTCTaatatttgtttctttcttattttgtatatatatgtgtgtttattatattagtttttctctTGGCATTGTCATTCAGTGATTACAAAATAGCTTTTCCACTCACCATGTCTCACAAGATAGGGTATAATATTCTCTTCctttatataaagaaaaatatttgaatttacaTTGAACTTTCATTTATTGTTTTAGACATCTTTGAATTTCTAatctcatattttaaaattaaagataCGAcacaaaacataataaaataaatttgaacacATTAAAATCCTTATTTAGATGAAAATGTGTTTGCAACAAGgctgtatataatatatatgtactcctaattaattatatttagtGTATGCTAACCGTGGACAAACATGATTGTCAATGATATAAAGAATAggaatttaactttatttttagtcaaattgGTAGCCTAAGGTGACTTATGACGTCATGGTTGAATCAACTAAAAAGTTTAATTCTTGCTGGATGAAacaatgttgggaataatgcctaaatatcttttttgaaagattttatatttaaatatagtttatatttatatttgaaataaaataatattagggtttatgatttatatttctgtttagaatatttaagatttgtttagaatttattataggattagttttgttttaaaaaatatatgatttgtttttatgtagctctatatatagagccataagcataatgaataaaacaagaactttagtattcttcatataaccctatatttgaggagagttttctccctaaatttatatctcaccaaattccgcaatacaaaaacacaaaaaaatcatATCAGTGGCATCAGAGCGCTAAGGTTCTTAATTTCCTCTCCCGCTTAAATTTCAATATTTGATCATTACCttagtaattttaattttgttatgttGGAGCGAGTAATGggaaattaaagttttttttaggcTCTCTTAGTTTTAGATTTAGAAGATTTTTTGAGTTATCCTTCGATAAAAATATTTCGGTGGTTGAAATGAACGTTGGGTTGTAGATGGAGGTCGTGGTGGCAAAGCGGGCAAGTCTGTCCTGTTTAGGCTCGGCCCGCTTAAGCCCGCCTAAAAGTGGGATAAGACGAGACGAGCCAATTTAGGTGGCCGAGTCTAAAATACAACTTGCCCCGTTTAATGGCAGATAAACGAGTTGGAGGCCGGCCCgtcaaacaaaaagtttttttttgttttttattttgaaacttgTGGTGCTACAAAAACATGTATGTAGCTTATGAGACAAAATAATCAATGAAGTATATCATAGTACATTGATTATATACTTATAAACATGTATGTAGTCACTCTAATTATCAAGGAAGTATTTGACTATGTCTTTAGGGTAATGAATcagaaaaaaatgtgaaccacACCGTATGTGGTGTTGATTCAagtaatagaataaaaaaatatgttacatTACACTAGAAAtcggtgaagaagaagaacgaaTATGAAGactaaaaagacaaaaataagcAAGAAGCCAAGAACGATAATAAGAGGGTAAAGTGACAACAAAATAATCATAAATTTGGCACCGGTTGTATGAATgaatagaaaaaaaaacctaaatttactttaaataagtCTTGTATGTTATTTGGTTGGACCATCTTATACTATTCCgtacttaaaaaaatagattttatatttttatgtaactCGCGGACTGGCCTGCCCCGTGCTCGTCCCGCTTTTTAAGCGAGTTCGGCGGGCGGACCAATTAAAGAAGTCGAGCTCAAAACTTAGGTTCAGCCCGCTAAAAATGACGGGATAAATGGACCGGCCCGACGGGTTAGACTCGTTTTGCCACCTCAAAGTGGGTGGGGTAGTTTGGGAGGAGAAACAGCTCTCCAACTTTTGCTCTATATTAGATAATTATGTTTTATAGATTAATGTTTCTGATAAATGATTTGGAATTTTGACtctgataattttattttgtatgaaGACTCATTGACAACAAACTTTTGACAAAGGATAACTTAATTTGTCgtgatattttaaattttaactcattATTTTGATTGGAGGTTGTcggatagaaaaaaaaattctaatcatTGATTTTTTAGTGTGATTTTTTTGACTTGTGGAGAGCAATATTCTAAAGTGGTTAAGTGTATTGGTGTATATGGGTCGGGCAAAATTCAATCAATCCAACCTAAAACAAAAGGTTGGGATGGATAATTGATTAGATATAAATTGCAAAATGAAAAAccgataaaaaatataaatcaagtTTTGGGTAAACTCATACCAAAAACCAAAATACTCttttaaatagaaattttgcTTTTGTTGTTTGGTCATTAAAAGAGAAAAGATCAAGGTCAAATACTCCAATATACAAAATAAGTTGTATGTGTGCAATGGCAAATGCACTACTTTTTGGTACTTCACAGTTACAACACATTTTCTAATTCTGTAACACGCtagatcaatttttttaagaattactccccccgtcccaaattataagggaaaaaacaaaaatcgcattattaagaaaaagtaaaacatgataatttgaaatatgtttttgtgggttttccttggaataagttgcatgagaagatctaaaatcaatttttattggttgttgtttattgagaaaaagggaacagagagaaaattaaatgcaatttacatttaattttctgagattaaggaaaaaaacattcttaaaaatggtttttcccttataatttgggacaaacaATGaggttttttcccttataatttgggacagagAGAGTATTAATTGTATCCACAAATCAACACAAGTTTTTTCGGTGTTTTTTGTTCTCTTTCGCACACTTTCTAGGCTACTCATCCAAAGATTGCTCAAAACCAAACACACTTAACTGGGGAGTTTTTTAGAATGTGTTACCAAAAAGAATAGTCATCTTGTTGATATAGGTAGTGCAAATCAATTCTTACAAGTCTTTTTTCAACCATCACAAGAGTCTCAGGATCCCTCTTATTCCGATATGAATTTGGTTTTATTCATATTCCCTAGCTGCTAGGAACCACTTATTATCTAAACATACCTTGTGCACCGACGATCACTCCCACCCTCATCACTTGTAGGTGTCAGAAATTCGTCGGCTTGTATGCATCGTTTTGATGTAATCTTGTCTAGTTTCATAGtttttttaagagtttttttatcCCTTTTGTATCTCTAATTTTTAGGGTATATCAAAGAATTTGAATATATATCTGTGCATCACTATATATAATGTCCATATCATTGAATAAGTGATTTGTTGGTGGGCATGTATGTGTTTTCTTATCATAGTGACCaaatcaattatattattagtGCCCCACTGCCCCCATATATTGAAATTCTTCCGTATATAATTTTGCATAGAATAGAAACGATGATGTGAAATAAAAAACCATGACTTAAGCGAAGTGCATTTGTTCTTATGAACTGTAAGGAAAAGTACTTGATAACTTTTTAAGATTGACACTGATCCTGTGTTTTTTAATTTCGTGCACGAGTGTGAAGTATAGTGAATTAATACAATTAATATATGAGGATGAAGATTCTTttggatgtaatttttttatctagtagtttagtgactacaaatttaatctttaaaataaattaatttttttaaaaaatctgagTTTGAATTTCAAccctgaatatataatttgatGTTCCTAACAATTGAACTATATTTACGGAGACGGTGCATCTGCTCTAAATATCTAATGGATACGTTCTGATTGATCCAACAATGTCATTGTAGTTCACCGCATACACACCAttccttgttttattttattcccTCATACAGCTGCAATGAATTAATTCCAACTTCACTTTTAATGTGGAGTTATAAATCCATATATCTGTTTTAATTTGTCCGATAAATATATAGCAATAGTGAGTCCAATTTTAAGGTTGACATTGATAGATAGGGTGATCTTACAATACGATATGGAATCCACTTTTTGGATATGGCTTGGCTTGTGGGataccaatgttttaagaaccggaccggatcggccggttcaaccggttcaaCCGGGAACCGGACACAGCAGCGGTCCGGGCTAGTGCTGAGAACCGGTAGTCAGCAGAACCGGAAAAAAACCGCTTGAAACCGGTATGAACCACCCGGAACCGttcgaaccggtgaaccgggggcggtttgaaaaaaccggccggttcggaatcttttgaaaattttaaaaaaaaataaaataaaatcagtgTATTTAACGTGTTTTTTTTCCTGTAACcctaattttttcctttttaaagaGCGTGAAAACGGTGGAAGCGTGAAAACAGTGGAAGGAACCAAATCCCTTAGTTTCATCGCAAAACCACCGGTAAGGATTGAACACCtgcactttttttcttcttcttcgttaattttttcttatattagaTGGTGGAATGAAACAAATTTATCCTATTGTTATGTTTAGgtttcttaatttgtttcttaatttgtgGAATGAAGAACTaaagttttgttcaatttttatcttcttcttcttcgttaatctttttttatattagatGGTGGAATGAAACAAATTTATCCTATTGTTATGTTTAGgtttcttaatttgtttcttaatttgtgGAATGAAGAACTAaggttttgttcaatttttatgGGTTTCATCTTTATATTATTTGCTTTAGGAAATCTTGTTTCAACACATTGATTGATTGCaacaagaataatatttttcagaatcttgtttcaaatttgaaaagggtttttttttcttatattacagtgaaaaaaaaaaaacgttaaatacagtagttttttttttccttatatttcaaaagatttttttttatattacagTAGTTTCTAATTTGtgctttgtttgttttaggTTTTTAAAGTTTCTATTTTGTTAGTTTGTTTATCACCTGTGAAGTAGAATAATTATTATGAACCAATTTTAGTAATTTGTTGCTTTGTTTACcaatttaaagtttattttctaaattttgttaTGAACATCATGCactttaaaactaaattttgttaatttgtcaATTTATGTTTAAGTATTTGTTATCCTGTTActgataatttgtttattagctACCAGATAcgaaaattatatgaacggttcataTAAACGGTTCAATAGTGGTTGAACCGGTCTAACCAGTTGAACCATGAACCAGTGACCACACCGGCTCGACCTCCGGTTCGGTTCTTACGGATGGCTTCATTTTACTTTCTGTTTTTAGAAGTAGAACCAAAATATAGCATGAAGTTTCTACAGTTGGTAGCGATGAATAATCTTTATTAGGAAACTTGTTGGGTATAGAAGGTAGGTTCTCCCATCCCAACTAAATTTTCTCCATATGCATAATCAGAAATCAAATTTTTGACCACATGTTTAAGCAGGATCAAGACTCTTACCACTTGGACCAAATAGTATTTCGGGACATTAGTTAAAAGATACtaaatatagaataataattttagaaCTTGTACGGTCAAAATGTTTAAAATATGAACAAGTTTTTAATGCAAAAttatctttttagtttttaactaATGCCCCAAAACACCAGTTAACGTGACCATAATAGTAACATTGCCTTCTACGgagtaataaaaatatagaaaatgttAATCGGTGCCTTAAGCGTAAATTGAACTCAATAAAGaaatatttgtattaaaaatcgtgtatttaacttttttaaatgtCAACTTATTGtatttttcaatgcaaaaaatttatttttgatttcGTTAATATGTGCACTTAAGACACACGTTAGCCGGacctaaaaatatttattgaatgtaaatataaaactgttttataCATTGTGTGGTAGAGGTGATGTTAGGTAAAATATATTATGGTTTAGTAGTGTCcatttcttaattatttagtaGTGTTAATGGCttttaaaaattctataaaattattttattactttttctttaatttaaaaaatatgtatgGTTTTATACAAGGGTAAAATTTTCATTATATATGTGTGTACACAccaaaacataataaattaaaaacacgTGTGTTATGTATGCctcaaatattaatatatattcatTCACACAAATCAAATAATTGCAAACAATTCATCTCTCATGACTCATCTGGTAATACCGAAATTTTTAGGTTAAATGTCTTTACCATGAATTAGAATCTGAAATCTCGCATTTGTGTATGAGTTTTtgtaatacttttttttttttacttaagaGTTTATGTAATACTTGACACTTAGTTTGTAAACAAAATATAACTGATATTATGAAGAAAAgtgttttataaattataaaggtgtgAAAAATATACTTAGCAATGTAAATTATATAAAGGTGATATTATTCTCAAACAAAACTAATTTAGTGGTAGAATGAATCtccaaaatttaaagtaatctaaaaatttaaatgagaaaTTCACTCCTTGCGGATCAGCTTGTTATGGACGtaacatcatatcatatcatatagatGAGACAAGTAAATTAACTATAGCATTTATCGATATTCTTCTCAATTAGTGGGTACAAAATTAGACTTAGAGAATAGTACATATTCCCTCCTCAATTTGTCAATATTAATTGAATGTAGATGTAGATGTAGGTTTCATGGAACCAACCATAAACCAAATTTTAGATGATAATGCTATATATATAGCAAAGGTATAATACATATCAGAACTTCTACCTccgatcttttttataagaaaatttttgACCATTTGTTTAGGATATATCCGACTACGTACCTTACTAGTTGTATTAAGTACATGTTGGTGTAAGTAGAG from Trifolium pratense cultivar HEN17-A07 linkage group LG1, ARS_RC_1.1, whole genome shotgun sequence includes these protein-coding regions:
- the LOC123922767 gene encoding adenylate isopentenyltransferase 3, chloroplastic-like, which codes for MTISMSMCRLIRQPLISNVPYSGQKLNMRQIQKENVVLVMGATGTGKSKLSIDLANYFPSEIINSDKIQIYEGLDIVTNKISKEEQKGIPHHLLATHNPNIEFTSNDFREISTSAIDSITSREHLPIIVGGSNSYLEALVDDDDYNFRSRFNFCCLWVDVSLPTLRSYIDQRVDQMFNTGMVNELRPFYNPNRDYSKGIRKAIGVPEFDEYFRKESFVDDETKKMLVEKALSEMKMNTWKLARKQLAKIHWLKNVKRWNIHRLDATPVFKKHGNEADETWKKIVAEPSAMIVAQYLYNSRNSSNVVNSSSNLRVPISQSDLMAAATC